GTTTTGATGAGAAAATTTTGCCAAAAAGTGAAATGATTACTGCATTGGCTGCACATTTTGAAAGAAATGAAGGTGCAATCTATTCTAAATTGTCTCATATGGGATTGGAGAAAGAGTGGAATTTTATTAAAAAAAGAGAATTAGAATCCAAACCCACATCAAATGCAGACATAAACGATAAAGATGCAGATTTTTGGTACACCCGAGGAAATAGATTACTAAATCTTACTTCAAATAAAACATATGGGGATTCAACAATATCAAAGGAACCTTTTCACTGTTTCCAAAAAGCCATAGAAAAAGATCCTACATTCATGAAAGCTCATTTAGCAATGGCAGTTGGACATTACAATGCTGAGAGGTATTGGGAAGCATTAGATGTCATAAAGTCTGCAATAGAATTGGACAGATATTTTGCAGATTTTTGGTATCTAAGAGCACTAATTTCTGAACGTTTGAATCAATATCAGGATGTGGCAGATTGTTATCTCTTTGTATGTGATCTTGGAAAGTTATCCAAAGAAGATAATGACTATATGATGCAAAAATATGTTCAAGCAAAACAAAAACTAAATCAGTCCAAATAATTTCTGGATTATTAAAAAATTATTAAAAATGGTACAAATTATTTTTGTAT
This window of the Candidatus Nitrosomarinus catalina genome carries:
- a CDS encoding tetratricopeptide repeat protein, with translation MDISFKPRPFLNFSLLKIEGEKIIIQEDSQGSAEPVAEPVAEPVAEPVAEPKKKSTYMDEMKKKYRNAYKKWTESEEYNLEDMWMNPQDYGFDEKILPKSEMITALAAHFERNEGAIYSKLSHMGLEKEWNFIKKRELESKPTSNADINDKDADFWYTRGNRLLNLTSNKTYGDSTISKEPFHCFQKAIEKDPTFMKAHLAMAVGHYNAERYWEALDVIKSAIELDRYFADFWYLRALISERLNQYQDVADCYLFVCDLGKLSKEDNDYMMQKYVQAKQKLNQSK